AACCGAAGGCCAGGCAGTTTGAATAAAGCAGTATTTATATACTGTGGTCCAGGCAGAAACGAGTGGCGAGGCATGAGCACATGTGGGCCCATAGTGTTAATACAAAATATGACGGACATGTCCCTGGTGATTTGACATTTTCGAAGTCTCCAACTGGCTGGTTTTCTTACGCACCTGCTTGATACCAGGTAGCAGTAGGTCTAGGAATACTAACATAAAATTAtaacatataacataaaattataacataaaaataataacaaaattattATTCTCTCATGGTGGATAGAAGATGTGTGTTTGAAAATCTACATTATCAAGCGGCATATAGTTAGAGTCTCAGTTTCCCTTTATGACAGGGTTAGACTTCAGGATTTCAAAGACATAATACCCAAAGACaattcagagggagagacagagagggacaaagaggagagacagagagaaaggtcttccatctgctggttcactctcaaatcagccacaatgaccagtgccaggccaacccaaagccaggagccaggagcttcttccaggtctcccacagggtgcaggggtcccagcacttgggccatcttctactgctttcccaggccatagcagagagctggatcagacgtggagcaactgggacacgaaatggtgcccatatgggatgccagcactgcaggtagaggcttagcctactatgccattgTTCTGGGGCCCCTGTGAGAGATTTTGATTAAAAGATATCACATTGGCAGTCATTATCCATCCACCGCCCACCCCTCTATCCATTCATTTTTCTATGCATCCATTCATttcctcactcattcattcattctattaCCTCCAACCTTCTGGGAACAGTTCCTTCTCCTTGGAAATTTTTCCTTATCCTTTCTTACTTTATGGGGTGCTCTCTGACCTCTAAGTCTTGGTTAATACCCTACTCCATATCTCCATCATTACGCTGGTCAAGTGCTATTCCCGGGTACCACCCAATTGCATTGTGCAGTCAGAAAGTAATCATTGGCTACATCAGTTAACTATTCCAtcattcaaaagagaaaaaaaaatgaatgcattgGAAAACTGTCAACCCCAGCCCACTGACCTGTGGGTTGATTCAGTGGATCTGGCATGCAGTGGCCAGGCTAGGCCTGCCAGGACCACTTATACACACGTGGTCAGCTGGCAAGTGGACTGGAAGCCGGGAGGTTCACTCCTTGGCGTGGGCGCTAGGCTTGGGCACATTCGCAGCCAAAGCCCGGCTCGAGCTGTGCACTTCATCAGGTCTGAGTCACAGATCTGTCTGGATTCCAGGGGTCAGGGAACGGCCTTCACCGTTTGATAGGCGAAGCTTCAAAACGGCACAGCCCCCTTGAGTGGTCTACTGCCTTGAATGTAAAACAGAAGCAGTGCTCCTCCGAGAAAGAGCAGAGCTTTATACGTGACAATGAAAGGAGCCCTTGGGGAATTGTCAAGACAGACTTGGAACATGCAACGAGCAGTAAAttgctttaaacaaaaaaagtttgcaaaaaatattttaaaaaatccctatGGGGCCCAGAAGTGGGAGGGCCCTGGGAAGCATCAAAGGGACTGAGAGCAAAGCTGGTGGTCCGGGAGGGCGGAGGCGCAGCCCTGCAGCGCCCCATTCTAGCAGATCCGCCCTAGCGTttcccaaaggcccatgtgttaaaggctaggtccccaaggccttgggctaaTGTTTAGTGGATTCATGTGAATGGCTAACGGATTAAGTGTGGACGATTAATCCAGTGATGTTTCTGAGGGCAGAACCTTTGAGACGTGATTAGATGGGGTTAGGTTGTTGGGGTGGAGCCCCCAGGATCAGGAAatagcacacagacacagacacacatggttcctttccctctatctctgctccctggctcgcCATGCGACTCCTCCTTTACAAGCTTTCTGCTCTCCACTGCCCTCGCCAGACACCAGACCAACGGGGCCATTCCAAGTTGGATCACTAAGCATCCAAAATGATGAGCCTAAATACACCTCCTCCCTTCACAAGCTCATTCTCTGTGGTGTCCGGTATAGTCATGAAAAGTTGACAGACACCATGCACCTGCTCTCATTGCAATCAAGTCAGTGCGCTCCTGTTTAAGTCTCCAGCTGTCTCCGCCTACCATACTATTTGAAGCAAATCAAGGATTGCTCCTATGTAAATATTTCAATCAGTATTTCTAACacagggaatttttttaaaatgtgtaaacaCAGGGGCCAGCTTTGTAACGCGGCAGGGTAAGCTCCTGCtcgcaatgccagcctcccatgacAGAGCCCAACTCAAGTTCTGACTgccctgcttctgagccagctccctgctagtgcatctgggaaagcagcagataatggcccaagtgcttgtgccactggcacccatgtgggagatctggatggagatcgtggctccgggctttggcctggcccagccacgatagttgtggtcaattggagagtgaaccaatggatggaagatattctccccTCCCCTACTTCCTTCTGTCTCTTGTCACTCtcccattcaaagaaataaaagacattttcaaaaaataaaatgtataagcaCAATACTTTAAAAATGGATAATTATTTAATATGATCAAATTTGCAGTCGGCATTCAGATTTCCAATGTTCTGCATGATAAGGACCACATACTGCCAGTGACTGATACATATCACGCTTATCACCCAGCAGGATGCCTGTCTGAtggtctccttccctctctctcccttctgatACAGGTGGTCTTCTGTATCTGCAGGCTCCCCAACTATTGATCCAACTCACAACAGATCAAAGATATTTTCAATTGCTTTTGAACTGAACATGTACAGGTGATTTCTGTTGTCATTGTTCTTGAAACAATATAATGGGACAGTATAACAACTACTTTCAGAgcatttatgggtttttttttaagattatttatttatttatttatttgaaagtcagagttaacagagagagaaggagaggcagagagagagaggtctttcatccactgattcagcccccaattggccgcaatggccggagctgtgccaatccaaagccaggagccaggagcttcttccacgtctcccacgtgggcacaggggtccaaggacttgggccatcttccactgctttcccgggccacagcagagagctggattggaagtggagcagcagggactcaaatcagcacccatatgggatgccggcactgcaggtggcagcttcagccACTACATGgcggcactggccccacatttgTGTTGTGTTAGGTGTTCTAAGTAACTCTGGAGgagatttaaagtatataaaaaatgtgcatggattatatacaaatattactCCGTTTTATATAAGTAACTTGAGCATCTGAGGCTATCAGTGTCCTTGGGGAGTCCTGGAGCCAATCCCTTATGGGTACCCAGGGACAATCATTTGTCCAGCAGAGTTTCCCCTGGTctgggttttgttgttattgaagctctttttctgtctcccagaTTTCCTCCGAATGGATAATTGGCTCTCGTGacttgatttacttattttggaaacatgacttAGTGGATGGTATTAATTTCTACcccttataatttttttaaaagatttatttatttatttgaaaggcagagttacagagaggcagaggcagagaggcagggagagaggtcttccatccgctggttcactccctaggtggctacaatggccggagctgtgctgatcagaagccaggagccaggagcttcctccaggtcttccactgccttcccaggccgtagcagagagctggatgggaagtggagcagctgggacgtgaaccggcacccactatgccacagcgccgacccctaccCCTTGTGTTTTGAAAGACTCTTTCCAAAATGTGGGTCTCATATTATGCTAGTTGGCATTTTgtgtaaataaaatgttcacaatCTTCTCCTCCCAATTAGCGAGCACATTTTAGCTTTTGCATGGTTATTGGCTCCACCGAGAAATAGGGAATGTGGAATACATGTGATGCTTTTGAAAACCCATAGCAATAAACCTCCAAGTCCGTTCAGTTTGGAAACGCGATTGGTTTATATGGGATCTAGTTGCCAGCACTCAGCACTCAGTAAAGCTTTATAAGACCCAGTAAAATGTCTCACACATGGGCGTGAGCAGCACAGTGAAAGCAACGcgtgaaacagaaagagaaaggtagtGACAAGAGGGAGGCTTGGGTGTGGGCTGAGGACACAGTGACAGAAATACAGGTGTCAGAGACTTCTGACAGCTGTGTCAACATCAGCCATCTCAACAGGACACTGCCTTTGCTGTGGGCCCCCCGTACACATCCGGCTCAGCCAGCAACCGGCCACGATCTTATTGTCAGCTGAGACCTGGAGACCTGGACGCACCCTGTGTGTGTAAACACATGCGCACTGCTGTAGCTTACGTCATTTCTTTAAATAGAATCACCTTCCCTGTTGGGACCATGCAGCTAGGCAGGCTGCGAAAACGATGCTCTTTTCGTGTACATGTCAAAgaacagttttttggttttttttttttccccaaaactcCATGACTTTATTTAGAGCTGATGCTAGCCCCAAATATGAAGAGGGAAATTGGAAATGAGAACAGCATTCCCTCCTCTCACAATTGCCCTGAGCTGGCCCCTGGAGAAAAGGCTGGTGTGACTGCCCCATGGCCGTCTACAGAAGGCGGAAGGGAAAGTGACCCGAGGGCCTTGGATCTGAAGGCTATCAGGCGGCAGCCCTGAAACTTAATATGCCCTTGGCCTTGCCAGCCCCATACCTTTGTTCGATTTTTATGAGCATCGGCCTGGGAGCgcgtgctcgctcgctcgctctctttcttcttctttgtcttACTTTTAGGACACAGGAAGCCACGGACAGGGGAGGCTTCCATGGCGAAGCTGTGAAAGCATACATTTTCACTTGATACCATGGACATTTGTAAACCAGTGGCACTGCTGTTGGATCGCTGATTCCTGAGTCAAGCGGTCCCAGATTAGGGAGAGTAAAAATGCCTTCTGGCCACCATCACCCCCTGCGGCTACAGGTGCAGGGTAGACTGTGACACCGGAAGTGCAGGGCAGCGAAACATGGGTGGACTGCGGGTtgcaagcccagctccagcctgggtgCTGCTAACCACAAGGTGAGCTGGACTTGAGTGTCCTCCGGCATCAAATCAGGTACTCCCCAAGTCTCCTGCCTCTCAGCTCTCAGAGGTCTGATGCAGGCCTACATAACTCAGTTGCTCTGCATTGGTACTGCAGTTCTCACAAACTGAAGGTTTGGGGCAGCCCTGTGTGTAGCATGTCTATTGGCACCGTTTTCCAAACTGTGTGTGTTCATTTCATGTCTCCGAATCACATTTTGGCAATTCTTGCAATTTTTAAACCTttcttttgataaaaaaaaaaaaagatgcatttattatccatttgaaaggaGACTGACAAGAGAAAGAGGGTGatacagggagagtgagagatcttccatccactggttcactcccccaaatggccacaacagctggacctgggccaggccaaaggcaggtgcctggaactccatcctggtctcccacactggggcaggagcccaaggacttgggccatcttccactgctctcccaggtgcattagcagggagctggaacagaagcagagcagctaagactcaaactagTACCCCCATAAAGGACACTAGTGtttcaagtggtagcttaacttgctgatccacaatgccagcccctaaaacttTTTCTAAAACATTATTGTATCTGTTATAGTGACCTGTGATCAGTGACCTTTGCCATTACAATTGTAATTCCTTTAGGGTACCATGCACTGTTCCCACGAGATGGCAAACTCCAATCCCAGATGTGTGTGTTCTGACTACTGTATTGACTGGTTATtccccatctctcttcctctcttccacctccctataccctccaggtcttccactgccttcccaggccgtagcagagagctggatgggaagtggagcagctgggacttgaaccggcgcccactatgccacatgccaCCTGAGACATGACAGTTCTGAAATTAGATCAGTTCATAACTGTATAGTAGCCTCTTAAGTGATCAAGTGAAAGGAATAATCAAAAGCCAGaaatggggctggctctgtggcacagtaggttaatcctccacctgtggcaccagcatcccatatgggcaccagttcgagtccctgctgcccctcttccaatccagttctctgctatggcctgggaaagcagtggctggcccaagtgcttggacccctgtacccgcatgggagacccggaaaaagctcctggctcctggcctcggatcagagcagctccgaccgttgcagccatctggggagtgaaccagcggatggaagacctttctctttaactctccctctcactgtctgtaactctacctctcaaataaataaataattttttaaaaagaaaagctggaaATGACTCTGTTTAGCGAGGAAATCATGTGGAAAGCTAAAACAGGCTGAAGACGAGCCCTTTAGCACCAACCAGTCAGCCAAGTTTGTGAATGCAAAGCAAAAGCCCTTGGAGGAGATTAAAAGGACTGCCCCAGTGAACACACGAATGATCTGCAAGTGAAGCAGCCTTGTTGCTGACGTGGAGAAAGGCTTAACAGTCTGGACAGAAGACCAACCCTGCCGCAACAGTGCCCTAAGCCAAATCCTATCCCAGCAAGGCTCTAACCCTCCTCAACTCCACAGAGATCGAGGGAGGTGAGGAAGCTGCAGCGCAGAAGTCTGAGGCCACAGGAGCTTGGTTCATGAGGTCTGGGCAAACAAGCCCCTGCGCAACATTTAACATGGAGCAGCAAGTGCTAACGTGGGCGCTGCGGCGAGTGATCCTGAAGATCTCGCTAAGGAGAGTGGTGAAGGCAGCTATAGCgagcaacagattttttttttttttgtaatatctaacattttggtgtttttttgttttgttttgtttttgacaggcagagtggatattgagagagagagacagagagaaaggtcttcctttttgccgttggttcaccctccagtggccgctgtggctggcgcatctcgctgatccaaagccaggagccaggtgcttctcctggtctcccatggggtgcagggcaggacttgggccatcctccactgccttcccgggccatagcagagagctggcctggaagaggggcaacggggatagaatccggtgccccaaccgggactagaacccgttgtgccggcgctgcaaggcagaggattagcctgttaagccacggtgctggccgcgAGCAACAGATTTTTACTACAGATAAAGTAGCTGTCTATTGGAAGAAGTGGTCAGCTAGACTTTCAGAGCTGGAGAGGAAAAGTGAATGCGTCAAAGGATGGGCCGCCCGTCTAGTTAGGGGCTGATGTAGCTGGTGACTCTCGGTTGAAGCCGATGCTCACTCACCATTCTAAAATTCCTACGGCCCTTAAGAATTATATTAAATCTACTATCCCTGTGTCTATGAATGAAACCACAAGGCCTGGATGAGAGCGCATCTGTGGCCAACACGGCTTACTGGCTAGTGTAAGCCTGGTGTTGAGACCCACGGCTCAGAACAAAAGATTCCTTTGAAAATGCTATGGTTCACTGATAGTACACCTGGTCACCCACGAGCTCTGAAAGATTTGTGCAATGAGATTCATGTTGTTTTCATGCCTGCTAAATAACATCCATTCTGCAGGCCATGAACTAATAAGCGATTCTGATTTTCCAGTTTTATTACTTAGGAAATACATTTCATAAGACTATAGCTATAGTCTATAGAGTGTAGACTATGGCTGACAGATAGTGATTGATCTGGTGGATCTGGGCAGAGTAAGCTGAAAACCTTCTGAAAGGGATTCACCACTCCTGATGCCAATGAGAACATCCATGAGTCATGGGAGgaggcaaaaattctcaacattaTTAGGAGTCAGGAAGAAGTTGATTCCAACCAAGACCTCAGTGGAGGAAATAACTATATATGTGGTAGAAATAACAAGAGAACTGGAATTAGAATTGGAGCCGACGATGTGACTGTATTGCTGCCATCTCGTGATAGAATTTTAATTGTTGAGGAGTTGCTTCTTAGGGTGGTTTCTTGAGATGAAATCTATTCTAGATGAAGATGCTATGAACGTTGTTGCAATGACATAAAAGGATTTAGAATACAACACAAGCTTAGTTGTTAAAGCAATGGCAAGTTTTGAGAGAACTGACTATGATCTTGAAGGAAGTTCCACTGTGGGCAAAACGCTATCAAACAGCGTCGCACCCTGCacagagatctttttttaaaagggagagtCAATGGATGCAGCAAAACTCATTGTCGTCCTATTTTAAGAAATGTCCACAGCCACTCAGTCTTCAACAACCACCACTCTGATCCACCAGCAGCTGCCAACATCCAGGAAGGACCCTCCGCCAGCAAAAACATTATGACTCATTGCAGTCTTAGAAGACTGTTAACATTTTTAAGCAATCTTCATTCAGGGTTGTAGACTGCTTTGCAAATGTAATGCTGTTGCATACTTAATAAGCTACAGTATAAATAGAATGTTTATATCCACTGGGAAACAAAAACATTGTGACTTGCTTTAttataatatttactttattgCAATGATCTGGAGCCAAACTTACAATATCTGTGAGGTTTGCCTGTATGCAGTTGTATGAGTTTCCTACTGCCACTGTAGCAAATGCACATAAATACGGTGGCTTCAAACAACACAGGCTTACTGTCTTCCATTTGGGGAGGTCAGAAGCCCAACGTGGAAGTTCTCATCGAAAAAATCAGATGGTCACAAGGCTGTGTTTCCTTCTGGATTCTCTAGTGAAgaatccatttcttttcttttcctgcctTCTAGAGCTTCTCACATTCTTTGGCTCCtggccccctcctctgccttcaAAGCCAAGCCTTGTCACTCTGTCACCTTTCTGGTTCTCTGCACACAGAAGGGGCTATCTGATTTTAAGAATGGGTGGATCCAGTTCATCCAGAATAACCTTCCCAAGTCAAGGTCTTTCACCTTGTTCCCATCCACTGAGTCTATCTAACCCATCAGTGAACACACTCATAGTGTCCAGAGAATATGGCCTGGACGTCTGTGGGGGCCATCAGTCATTGTATCAATCAAGTTTTCCTCAagaggagggaaaaagaaaactaataaaaGGAACTTCCAAGGAGACTCTGAAGTCCACACTGCTTCTGCTATCATTTAAGACCCTAAACTACACCTTTTGCAAATTGTTACCTGACTTCCCACTCTGGACTTTGTCCCAGTCCCATTAAGCTTGCTTCCTGAGAGCCTAAGCCACCCCACCTTCAGTGGCCCCACCCCTTCAAGGTCCAGCCAATGCGCCTTCCATGATCCTCCAAGAGGGAAACAAACCGATGGCGTTTTGTGTTGATAAGCCCTCTGCCCAACTGTACCCTCCTCATGTCCCACAAGAATGAAGGAAGGTTCATTCAGCCTGATGACCATGTCCCCGTCACCGCATCCATGCGGTCCGATGCCCATGTCCCCGTCACCGCATCCATGTGGCCCGTTGCCCATGTCCCCATCACCACATCCATGTGGCCCGATGTCCATGTCCCCATCACCACATCCATGCGGCCCGATGCCCATGTCCCCGTCACCGCATCCATGTGGCCCGTTGCCCATGTCCCCATCACCACATCCATGTGGCCCGATGTCCATGTCCCCATCACCACATCCATGCGGCCCGATGCCCATGTCCCCGTCACCGCATCCATGTGGCCCGTTGCCCATGTCCCCATCACCACATCCATGTGGCCCGATGTCCATGTCCCCATCACCACATCCATGCGGCCCGATGCCCATGTCCCCGTCACCGCATCCATGCGGCCCGATGCCCATGTCCCCGTCACCGCATCCATGCGGCCCGATGCCCATGTCCCCGTCACCGCATCC
The window above is part of the Lepus europaeus isolate LE1 chromosome 13, mLepTim1.pri, whole genome shotgun sequence genome. Proteins encoded here:
- the LOC133772429 gene encoding uncharacterized protein LOC133772429, with the translated sequence MDIGPHGCGDGDMGNGPHGCGDGDMGIGPHGCGDGDMGIGPHGCGVGDMDIGPHGCGVGDMGIGPHGCGDGDMGIGPHGCGDGDMGIGPHGCGDGDMGIGPHGCGDGDMDIGPHGCGDGDMGNGPHGCGDGDMGIGPHGCGDGDMDIGPHGCGDGDMGNGPHGCGDGDMGIGPHGCGDGDMDIGPHGCGDGDMGNGPHGCGDGDMGIGPHGCGDGDMVIRLNEPSFILVGHEEALKV